From Hoplias malabaricus isolate fHopMal1 chromosome 11, fHopMal1.hap1, whole genome shotgun sequence, a single genomic window includes:
- the LOC136709891 gene encoding KH homology domain-containing protein 4-like isoform X5, with translation MASGTPCLNSRWDQPKSKTNVLQGILGNMTHALSPQGESVQAGTAGTQPSAGGSTAAPGGVEMAAAMAAKINAMLLAKGKLKPLQPLPSKAPTCTPQSVSSEEVLVTEVDINDVPVNCRNLLTNSKTQEEIRQYSGAVVSTKGLYISDSDKSNTAVDRPLYLHVQGHTQDEVNKAVMRIKEIISEDVLRACGGQQPAVMPPVPVYPQPPRPAAALQTPRPHLPPQTQSSTRTNTPVTPAHRPPPPHSGSFVHTKIFVGLEQCVEGFNVNEKVEGPNGSYLQHIQSETGARVFLRGKGSGYIEQASRRESFEPLYLYISHPNSTGLESAKKLCESLLETVRAEHSRMLSAYTATGSTQAYPTGYSSNSSYSAQSWYGYPTNGYSSAYPSYPVAAGYWNGASGPSTHTPITTNTPSQTQTHISPGMVQYPVCPRQPPAFVLEGEGSATNSSSSPAESRSPKRHFIEDSEEAEEQIKLADPVKETEGSPKDDSGTDMVLMPPPPAPVPSAVRKRPRETEQSSIKCTSSEKYSHDLGDDDNNNDDDDDDNVDVKKVKVDTSGLVPYGGDSSDEEEERTRNVRKNNT, from the exons ATGGCGTCGGGGACTCC GTGCCTGAACAGTCGATGGGATCAGCCCAAGTCCAAAACAAATGTGCTGCAGGGTATTTTGGGTAACATGACCCATGCCCTGTCGCCCCAAGGCGAATCTGTACAGGCTGGTACAGCGGGCACTCAGCCTTCAGCAGGTGGTTCCACAGCAGCCCCTGGAGGAGTGGAGATGGCAGCTGCAATGGCAGCAAAAATTAATGCCATGTTATTGGCTAAAGGCAAACTGAAACCCCTGCAGCCCCTACCGAGCAAG gcCCCCACCTGTACACCGCAGTCTGTGAGCAGTGAAGAGGTTTTGGTGACTGAAGTGGACATTAATGATGTTCCAGTGAACTGCAGGAACCTGCTTACTAACAGCAAAACGCAGGAAGAG ATCCGTCAGTACAGTGGTGCCGTGGTGTCCACTAAAGGCCTGTACATAAGCGACTCTGATAAATCTAATACAGCagt AGATCGTCCTCTATATCTGCACGTTCAGGGCCACACACAGGATGAGGTCAACA AGGCAGTGATGAGGATAAAAGAGATCATTTCTGAGGACGTGTTGAGGGCGTGTGGAGGGCAGCAACCTGCAGTCATGCCCCCGGTGCCAGTTTACCCACAACCCCCTCGCCCTGCTGCAGCCCTGCAGACTCCACGGCCTCATTTGCCCCCCCAAACACAGTCTAGCACCCGGACAAACACCCCAGTTACCCCTGCACACAGACCCCCACCACCACACTCGGGG AGTTTTGTGCACACTAAGATCTTTGTAGGCTTGGAGCAGTGTGTGGAGGGCTTCAACGTGAATGAGAAGGTGGAGGGTCCGAATGGGTCGTACCTGCAGCATATCCAGAGCGAGACGGGTGCCAGGGTCTTCCTCCGGGGGAAAGGCTCTGGGTATATCGAACAGGCCTCGCGCAGGGAATCATTTGAACCACTCTATCTCTATATCAG CCACCCGAACTCTACTGGACTGGAGTCAGCCAAGAAACTGTGCGAGAGTCTTTTGGAGACT GTGAGAGCGGAGCATTCCCGTATGTTGTCTGCATACACAGCCACTGGTTCCACACAAG cataTCCAACTGGTTATTCCTCCAACAGCAGTTACAGCGCTCAGTCTTGGTATGGTTACCCCACTAATGGCTACAGTAGTGCTTACCCATCGTACCCTGTGGCAGCCGGGTACTGGAATGGAGCCAGCGGACCttccacacacacccctatcaCCACGAACACACCCTCTCAAACACAGACTCACATCTCACCAGGCATGGTGCAGTACCCAGTCTGTCCTCGACAACCTCCAGCGTTTGTGCTAGAG GGCGAGGGCAGTGCAACAAACTCTTCATCCAGTCCTGCAGAGTCCAGGAGCCCGAAGAGACACTTTATAGAGGACAGTGAAGAGGCGGAAGAG cAGATTAAACTTGCTGATCCGGTGAAGGAGACAGAGGGCAGTCCTAAAGATGATAGTGGAACAGACAT GGTGTTGATGCCCCCACCTCCAGCCCCAGTGCCCTCGGCTGTGCGGAAAAGGCCAAGAGAAACAGAACAGTCCTCAATCAAATGCACAAGTAGTGAGAAATACAGTCATGATTTAG gtgatgatgataataataatgatgatgatgatgatgataatgtagATGTAAAGAAGGTAAAGGTTGACACCTCAGGACTTGTACCTTACGGAGGAGACTCGTCAGatgaagaagaggagagaaCTCGCAACGTGAGGAAGAACAACACTTAG
- the LOC136709891 gene encoding KH homology domain-containing protein 4-like isoform X2, whose translation MASGTPCLNSRWDQPKSKTNVLQGILGNMTHALSPQGESVQAGTAGTQPSAGGSTAAPGGVEMAAAMAAKINAMLLAKGKLKPLQPLPSKAPTCTPQSVSSEEVLVTEVDINDVPVNCRNLLTNSKTQEEIRQYSGAVVSTKGLYISDSDKSNTAVDRPLYLHVQGHTQDEVNKAVMRIKEIISEDVLRACGGQQPAVMPPVPVYPQPPRPAAALQTPRPHLPPQTQSSTRTNTPVTPAHRPPPPHSGSFVHTKIFVGLEQCVEGFNVNEKVEGPNGSYLQHIQSETGARVFLRGKGSGYIEQASRRESFEPLYLYISHPNSTGLESAKKLCESLLETVRAEHSRMLSAYTATGSTQAYPTGYSSNSSYSAQSWYGYPTNGYSSAYPSYPVAAGYWNGASGPSTHTPITTNTPSQTQTHISPGMVQYPVCPRQPPAFVLEVIQGEGSATNSSSSPAESRSPKRHFIEDSEEAEEQIKLADPVKETEGSPKDDSGTDMVLMPPPPAPVPSAVRKRPRETEQSSIKCTSSEKYSHDLGDDDNNNDDDDDDNVDVKKVKVDTSGLVPYGGDSSDEEEERTRNVRKNNT comes from the exons ATGGCGTCGGGGACTCC GTGCCTGAACAGTCGATGGGATCAGCCCAAGTCCAAAACAAATGTGCTGCAGGGTATTTTGGGTAACATGACCCATGCCCTGTCGCCCCAAGGCGAATCTGTACAGGCTGGTACAGCGGGCACTCAGCCTTCAGCAGGTGGTTCCACAGCAGCCCCTGGAGGAGTGGAGATGGCAGCTGCAATGGCAGCAAAAATTAATGCCATGTTATTGGCTAAAGGCAAACTGAAACCCCTGCAGCCCCTACCGAGCAAG gcCCCCACCTGTACACCGCAGTCTGTGAGCAGTGAAGAGGTTTTGGTGACTGAAGTGGACATTAATGATGTTCCAGTGAACTGCAGGAACCTGCTTACTAACAGCAAAACGCAGGAAGAG ATCCGTCAGTACAGTGGTGCCGTGGTGTCCACTAAAGGCCTGTACATAAGCGACTCTGATAAATCTAATACAGCagt AGATCGTCCTCTATATCTGCACGTTCAGGGCCACACACAGGATGAGGTCAACA AGGCAGTGATGAGGATAAAAGAGATCATTTCTGAGGACGTGTTGAGGGCGTGTGGAGGGCAGCAACCTGCAGTCATGCCCCCGGTGCCAGTTTACCCACAACCCCCTCGCCCTGCTGCAGCCCTGCAGACTCCACGGCCTCATTTGCCCCCCCAAACACAGTCTAGCACCCGGACAAACACCCCAGTTACCCCTGCACACAGACCCCCACCACCACACTCGGGG AGTTTTGTGCACACTAAGATCTTTGTAGGCTTGGAGCAGTGTGTGGAGGGCTTCAACGTGAATGAGAAGGTGGAGGGTCCGAATGGGTCGTACCTGCAGCATATCCAGAGCGAGACGGGTGCCAGGGTCTTCCTCCGGGGGAAAGGCTCTGGGTATATCGAACAGGCCTCGCGCAGGGAATCATTTGAACCACTCTATCTCTATATCAG CCACCCGAACTCTACTGGACTGGAGTCAGCCAAGAAACTGTGCGAGAGTCTTTTGGAGACT GTGAGAGCGGAGCATTCCCGTATGTTGTCTGCATACACAGCCACTGGTTCCACACAAG cataTCCAACTGGTTATTCCTCCAACAGCAGTTACAGCGCTCAGTCTTGGTATGGTTACCCCACTAATGGCTACAGTAGTGCTTACCCATCGTACCCTGTGGCAGCCGGGTACTGGAATGGAGCCAGCGGACCttccacacacacccctatcaCCACGAACACACCCTCTCAAACACAGACTCACATCTCACCAGGCATGGTGCAGTACCCAGTCTGTCCTCGACAACCTCCAGCGTTTGTGCTAGAGGTAATACAG GGCGAGGGCAGTGCAACAAACTCTTCATCCAGTCCTGCAGAGTCCAGGAGCCCGAAGAGACACTTTATAGAGGACAGTGAAGAGGCGGAAGAG cAGATTAAACTTGCTGATCCGGTGAAGGAGACAGAGGGCAGTCCTAAAGATGATAGTGGAACAGACAT GGTGTTGATGCCCCCACCTCCAGCCCCAGTGCCCTCGGCTGTGCGGAAAAGGCCAAGAGAAACAGAACAGTCCTCAATCAAATGCACAAGTAGTGAGAAATACAGTCATGATTTAG gtgatgatgataataataatgatgatgatgatgatgataatgtagATGTAAAGAAGGTAAAGGTTGACACCTCAGGACTTGTACCTTACGGAGGAGACTCGTCAGatgaagaagaggagagaaCTCGCAACGTGAGGAAGAACAACACTTAG
- the LOC136709891 gene encoding KH homology domain-containing protein 4-like isoform X3 produces MELHYLRCLNSRWDQPKSKTNVLQGILGNMTHALSPQGESVQAGTAGTQPSAGGSTAAPGGVEMAAAMAAKINAMLLAKGKLKPLQPLPSKAPTCTPQSVSSEEVLVTEVDINDVPVNCRNLLTNSKTQEEIRQYSGAVVSTKGLYISDSDKSNTAVDRPLYLHVQGHTQDEVNKAVMRIKEIISEDVLRACGGQQPAVMPPVPVYPQPPRPAAALQTPRPHLPPQTQSSTRTNTPVTPAHRPPPPHSGSFVHTKIFVGLEQCVEGFNVNEKVEGPNGSYLQHIQSETGARVFLRGKGSGYIEQASRRESFEPLYLYISHPNSTGLESAKKLCESLLETVRAEHSRMLSAYTATGSTQAYPTGYSSNSSYSAQSWYGYPTNGYSSAYPSYPVAAGYWNGASGPSTHTPITTNTPSQTQTHISPGMVQYPVCPRQPPAFVLEVIQGEGSATNSSSSPAESRSPKRHFIEDSEEAEEIKLADPVKETEGSPKDDSGTDMVLMPPPPAPVPSAVRKRPRETEQSSIKCTSSEKYSHDLGDDDNNNDDDDDDNVDVKKVKVDTSGLVPYGGDSSDEEEERTRNVRKNNT; encoded by the exons atggagctgcattatttaag GTGCCTGAACAGTCGATGGGATCAGCCCAAGTCCAAAACAAATGTGCTGCAGGGTATTTTGGGTAACATGACCCATGCCCTGTCGCCCCAAGGCGAATCTGTACAGGCTGGTACAGCGGGCACTCAGCCTTCAGCAGGTGGTTCCACAGCAGCCCCTGGAGGAGTGGAGATGGCAGCTGCAATGGCAGCAAAAATTAATGCCATGTTATTGGCTAAAGGCAAACTGAAACCCCTGCAGCCCCTACCGAGCAAG gcCCCCACCTGTACACCGCAGTCTGTGAGCAGTGAAGAGGTTTTGGTGACTGAAGTGGACATTAATGATGTTCCAGTGAACTGCAGGAACCTGCTTACTAACAGCAAAACGCAGGAAGAG ATCCGTCAGTACAGTGGTGCCGTGGTGTCCACTAAAGGCCTGTACATAAGCGACTCTGATAAATCTAATACAGCagt AGATCGTCCTCTATATCTGCACGTTCAGGGCCACACACAGGATGAGGTCAACA AGGCAGTGATGAGGATAAAAGAGATCATTTCTGAGGACGTGTTGAGGGCGTGTGGAGGGCAGCAACCTGCAGTCATGCCCCCGGTGCCAGTTTACCCACAACCCCCTCGCCCTGCTGCAGCCCTGCAGACTCCACGGCCTCATTTGCCCCCCCAAACACAGTCTAGCACCCGGACAAACACCCCAGTTACCCCTGCACACAGACCCCCACCACCACACTCGGGG AGTTTTGTGCACACTAAGATCTTTGTAGGCTTGGAGCAGTGTGTGGAGGGCTTCAACGTGAATGAGAAGGTGGAGGGTCCGAATGGGTCGTACCTGCAGCATATCCAGAGCGAGACGGGTGCCAGGGTCTTCCTCCGGGGGAAAGGCTCTGGGTATATCGAACAGGCCTCGCGCAGGGAATCATTTGAACCACTCTATCTCTATATCAG CCACCCGAACTCTACTGGACTGGAGTCAGCCAAGAAACTGTGCGAGAGTCTTTTGGAGACT GTGAGAGCGGAGCATTCCCGTATGTTGTCTGCATACACAGCCACTGGTTCCACACAAG cataTCCAACTGGTTATTCCTCCAACAGCAGTTACAGCGCTCAGTCTTGGTATGGTTACCCCACTAATGGCTACAGTAGTGCTTACCCATCGTACCCTGTGGCAGCCGGGTACTGGAATGGAGCCAGCGGACCttccacacacacccctatcaCCACGAACACACCCTCTCAAACACAGACTCACATCTCACCAGGCATGGTGCAGTACCCAGTCTGTCCTCGACAACCTCCAGCGTTTGTGCTAGAGGTAATACAG GGCGAGGGCAGTGCAACAAACTCTTCATCCAGTCCTGCAGAGTCCAGGAGCCCGAAGAGACACTTTATAGAGGACAGTGAAGAGGCGGAAGAG ATTAAACTTGCTGATCCGGTGAAGGAGACAGAGGGCAGTCCTAAAGATGATAGTGGAACAGACAT GGTGTTGATGCCCCCACCTCCAGCCCCAGTGCCCTCGGCTGTGCGGAAAAGGCCAAGAGAAACAGAACAGTCCTCAATCAAATGCACAAGTAGTGAGAAATACAGTCATGATTTAG gtgatgatgataataataatgatgatgatgatgatgataatgtagATGTAAAGAAGGTAAAGGTTGACACCTCAGGACTTGTACCTTACGGAGGAGACTCGTCAGatgaagaagaggagagaaCTCGCAACGTGAGGAAGAACAACACTTAG
- the LOC136709891 gene encoding KH homology domain-containing protein 4-like isoform X1 yields MELHYLRCLNSRWDQPKSKTNVLQGILGNMTHALSPQGESVQAGTAGTQPSAGGSTAAPGGVEMAAAMAAKINAMLLAKGKLKPLQPLPSKAPTCTPQSVSSEEVLVTEVDINDVPVNCRNLLTNSKTQEEIRQYSGAVVSTKGLYISDSDKSNTAVDRPLYLHVQGHTQDEVNKAVMRIKEIISEDVLRACGGQQPAVMPPVPVYPQPPRPAAALQTPRPHLPPQTQSSTRTNTPVTPAHRPPPPHSGSFVHTKIFVGLEQCVEGFNVNEKVEGPNGSYLQHIQSETGARVFLRGKGSGYIEQASRRESFEPLYLYISHPNSTGLESAKKLCESLLETVRAEHSRMLSAYTATGSTQAYPTGYSSNSSYSAQSWYGYPTNGYSSAYPSYPVAAGYWNGASGPSTHTPITTNTPSQTQTHISPGMVQYPVCPRQPPAFVLEVIQGEGSATNSSSSPAESRSPKRHFIEDSEEAEEQIKLADPVKETEGSPKDDSGTDMVLMPPPPAPVPSAVRKRPRETEQSSIKCTSSEKYSHDLGDDDNNNDDDDDDNVDVKKVKVDTSGLVPYGGDSSDEEEERTRNVRKNNT; encoded by the exons atggagctgcattatttaag GTGCCTGAACAGTCGATGGGATCAGCCCAAGTCCAAAACAAATGTGCTGCAGGGTATTTTGGGTAACATGACCCATGCCCTGTCGCCCCAAGGCGAATCTGTACAGGCTGGTACAGCGGGCACTCAGCCTTCAGCAGGTGGTTCCACAGCAGCCCCTGGAGGAGTGGAGATGGCAGCTGCAATGGCAGCAAAAATTAATGCCATGTTATTGGCTAAAGGCAAACTGAAACCCCTGCAGCCCCTACCGAGCAAG gcCCCCACCTGTACACCGCAGTCTGTGAGCAGTGAAGAGGTTTTGGTGACTGAAGTGGACATTAATGATGTTCCAGTGAACTGCAGGAACCTGCTTACTAACAGCAAAACGCAGGAAGAG ATCCGTCAGTACAGTGGTGCCGTGGTGTCCACTAAAGGCCTGTACATAAGCGACTCTGATAAATCTAATACAGCagt AGATCGTCCTCTATATCTGCACGTTCAGGGCCACACACAGGATGAGGTCAACA AGGCAGTGATGAGGATAAAAGAGATCATTTCTGAGGACGTGTTGAGGGCGTGTGGAGGGCAGCAACCTGCAGTCATGCCCCCGGTGCCAGTTTACCCACAACCCCCTCGCCCTGCTGCAGCCCTGCAGACTCCACGGCCTCATTTGCCCCCCCAAACACAGTCTAGCACCCGGACAAACACCCCAGTTACCCCTGCACACAGACCCCCACCACCACACTCGGGG AGTTTTGTGCACACTAAGATCTTTGTAGGCTTGGAGCAGTGTGTGGAGGGCTTCAACGTGAATGAGAAGGTGGAGGGTCCGAATGGGTCGTACCTGCAGCATATCCAGAGCGAGACGGGTGCCAGGGTCTTCCTCCGGGGGAAAGGCTCTGGGTATATCGAACAGGCCTCGCGCAGGGAATCATTTGAACCACTCTATCTCTATATCAG CCACCCGAACTCTACTGGACTGGAGTCAGCCAAGAAACTGTGCGAGAGTCTTTTGGAGACT GTGAGAGCGGAGCATTCCCGTATGTTGTCTGCATACACAGCCACTGGTTCCACACAAG cataTCCAACTGGTTATTCCTCCAACAGCAGTTACAGCGCTCAGTCTTGGTATGGTTACCCCACTAATGGCTACAGTAGTGCTTACCCATCGTACCCTGTGGCAGCCGGGTACTGGAATGGAGCCAGCGGACCttccacacacacccctatcaCCACGAACACACCCTCTCAAACACAGACTCACATCTCACCAGGCATGGTGCAGTACCCAGTCTGTCCTCGACAACCTCCAGCGTTTGTGCTAGAGGTAATACAG GGCGAGGGCAGTGCAACAAACTCTTCATCCAGTCCTGCAGAGTCCAGGAGCCCGAAGAGACACTTTATAGAGGACAGTGAAGAGGCGGAAGAG cAGATTAAACTTGCTGATCCGGTGAAGGAGACAGAGGGCAGTCCTAAAGATGATAGTGGAACAGACAT GGTGTTGATGCCCCCACCTCCAGCCCCAGTGCCCTCGGCTGTGCGGAAAAGGCCAAGAGAAACAGAACAGTCCTCAATCAAATGCACAAGTAGTGAGAAATACAGTCATGATTTAG gtgatgatgataataataatgatgatgatgatgatgataatgtagATGTAAAGAAGGTAAAGGTTGACACCTCAGGACTTGTACCTTACGGAGGAGACTCGTCAGatgaagaagaggagagaaCTCGCAACGTGAGGAAGAACAACACTTAG
- the LOC136709891 gene encoding KH homology domain-containing protein 4-like isoform X4 — translation MELHYLRCLNSRWDQPKSKTNVLQGILGNMTHALSPQGESVQAGTAGTQPSAGGSTAAPGGVEMAAAMAAKINAMLLAKGKLKPLQPLPSKAPTCTPQSVSSEEVLVTEVDINDVPVNCRNLLTNSKTQEEIRQYSGAVVSTKGLYISDSDKSNTAVDRPLYLHVQGHTQDEVNKAVMRIKEIISEDVLRACGGQQPAVMPPVPVYPQPPRPAAALQTPRPHLPPQTQSSTRTNTPVTPAHRPPPPHSGSFVHTKIFVGLEQCVEGFNVNEKVEGPNGSYLQHIQSETGARVFLRGKGSGYIEQASRRESFEPLYLYISHPNSTGLESAKKLCESLLETVRAEHSRMLSAYTATGSTQAYPTGYSSNSSYSAQSWYGYPTNGYSSAYPSYPVAAGYWNGASGPSTHTPITTNTPSQTQTHISPGMVQYPVCPRQPPAFVLEGEGSATNSSSSPAESRSPKRHFIEDSEEAEEQIKLADPVKETEGSPKDDSGTDMVLMPPPPAPVPSAVRKRPRETEQSSIKCTSSEKYSHDLGDDDNNNDDDDDDNVDVKKVKVDTSGLVPYGGDSSDEEEERTRNVRKNNT, via the exons atggagctgcattatttaag GTGCCTGAACAGTCGATGGGATCAGCCCAAGTCCAAAACAAATGTGCTGCAGGGTATTTTGGGTAACATGACCCATGCCCTGTCGCCCCAAGGCGAATCTGTACAGGCTGGTACAGCGGGCACTCAGCCTTCAGCAGGTGGTTCCACAGCAGCCCCTGGAGGAGTGGAGATGGCAGCTGCAATGGCAGCAAAAATTAATGCCATGTTATTGGCTAAAGGCAAACTGAAACCCCTGCAGCCCCTACCGAGCAAG gcCCCCACCTGTACACCGCAGTCTGTGAGCAGTGAAGAGGTTTTGGTGACTGAAGTGGACATTAATGATGTTCCAGTGAACTGCAGGAACCTGCTTACTAACAGCAAAACGCAGGAAGAG ATCCGTCAGTACAGTGGTGCCGTGGTGTCCACTAAAGGCCTGTACATAAGCGACTCTGATAAATCTAATACAGCagt AGATCGTCCTCTATATCTGCACGTTCAGGGCCACACACAGGATGAGGTCAACA AGGCAGTGATGAGGATAAAAGAGATCATTTCTGAGGACGTGTTGAGGGCGTGTGGAGGGCAGCAACCTGCAGTCATGCCCCCGGTGCCAGTTTACCCACAACCCCCTCGCCCTGCTGCAGCCCTGCAGACTCCACGGCCTCATTTGCCCCCCCAAACACAGTCTAGCACCCGGACAAACACCCCAGTTACCCCTGCACACAGACCCCCACCACCACACTCGGGG AGTTTTGTGCACACTAAGATCTTTGTAGGCTTGGAGCAGTGTGTGGAGGGCTTCAACGTGAATGAGAAGGTGGAGGGTCCGAATGGGTCGTACCTGCAGCATATCCAGAGCGAGACGGGTGCCAGGGTCTTCCTCCGGGGGAAAGGCTCTGGGTATATCGAACAGGCCTCGCGCAGGGAATCATTTGAACCACTCTATCTCTATATCAG CCACCCGAACTCTACTGGACTGGAGTCAGCCAAGAAACTGTGCGAGAGTCTTTTGGAGACT GTGAGAGCGGAGCATTCCCGTATGTTGTCTGCATACACAGCCACTGGTTCCACACAAG cataTCCAACTGGTTATTCCTCCAACAGCAGTTACAGCGCTCAGTCTTGGTATGGTTACCCCACTAATGGCTACAGTAGTGCTTACCCATCGTACCCTGTGGCAGCCGGGTACTGGAATGGAGCCAGCGGACCttccacacacacccctatcaCCACGAACACACCCTCTCAAACACAGACTCACATCTCACCAGGCATGGTGCAGTACCCAGTCTGTCCTCGACAACCTCCAGCGTTTGTGCTAGAG GGCGAGGGCAGTGCAACAAACTCTTCATCCAGTCCTGCAGAGTCCAGGAGCCCGAAGAGACACTTTATAGAGGACAGTGAAGAGGCGGAAGAG cAGATTAAACTTGCTGATCCGGTGAAGGAGACAGAGGGCAGTCCTAAAGATGATAGTGGAACAGACAT GGTGTTGATGCCCCCACCTCCAGCCCCAGTGCCCTCGGCTGTGCGGAAAAGGCCAAGAGAAACAGAACAGTCCTCAATCAAATGCACAAGTAGTGAGAAATACAGTCATGATTTAG gtgatgatgataataataatgatgatgatgatgatgataatgtagATGTAAAGAAGGTAAAGGTTGACACCTCAGGACTTGTACCTTACGGAGGAGACTCGTCAGatgaagaagaggagagaaCTCGCAACGTGAGGAAGAACAACACTTAG
- the LOC136709891 gene encoding KH homology domain-containing protein 4-like isoform X6: MELHYLRCLNSRWDQPKSKTNVLQGILGNMTHALSPQGESVQAGTAGTQPSAGGSTAAPGGVEMAAAMAAKINAMLLAKGKLKPLQPLPSKAPTCTPQSVSSEEVLVTEVDINDVPVNCRNLLTNSKTQEEIRQYSGAVVSTKGLYISDSDKSNTAVDRPLYLHVQGHTQDEVNKAVMRIKEIISEDVLRACGGQQPAVMPPVPVYPQPPRPAAALQTPRPHLPPQTQSSTRTNTPVTPAHRPPPPHSGSFVHTKIFVGLEQCVEGFNVNEKVEGPNGSYLQHIQSETGARVFLRGKGSGYIEQASRRESFEPLYLYISHPNSTGLESAKKLCESLLETVRAEHSRMLSAYTATGSTQAYPTGYSSNSSYSAQSWYGYPTNGYSSAYPSYPVAAGYWNGASGPSTHTPITTNTPSQTQTHISPGMVQYPVCPRQPPAFVLEGEGSATNSSSSPAESRSPKRHFIEDSEEAEEIKLADPVKETEGSPKDDSGTDMVLMPPPPAPVPSAVRKRPRETEQSSIKCTSSEKYSHDLGDDDNNNDDDDDDNVDVKKVKVDTSGLVPYGGDSSDEEEERTRNVRKNNT, from the exons atggagctgcattatttaag GTGCCTGAACAGTCGATGGGATCAGCCCAAGTCCAAAACAAATGTGCTGCAGGGTATTTTGGGTAACATGACCCATGCCCTGTCGCCCCAAGGCGAATCTGTACAGGCTGGTACAGCGGGCACTCAGCCTTCAGCAGGTGGTTCCACAGCAGCCCCTGGAGGAGTGGAGATGGCAGCTGCAATGGCAGCAAAAATTAATGCCATGTTATTGGCTAAAGGCAAACTGAAACCCCTGCAGCCCCTACCGAGCAAG gcCCCCACCTGTACACCGCAGTCTGTGAGCAGTGAAGAGGTTTTGGTGACTGAAGTGGACATTAATGATGTTCCAGTGAACTGCAGGAACCTGCTTACTAACAGCAAAACGCAGGAAGAG ATCCGTCAGTACAGTGGTGCCGTGGTGTCCACTAAAGGCCTGTACATAAGCGACTCTGATAAATCTAATACAGCagt AGATCGTCCTCTATATCTGCACGTTCAGGGCCACACACAGGATGAGGTCAACA AGGCAGTGATGAGGATAAAAGAGATCATTTCTGAGGACGTGTTGAGGGCGTGTGGAGGGCAGCAACCTGCAGTCATGCCCCCGGTGCCAGTTTACCCACAACCCCCTCGCCCTGCTGCAGCCCTGCAGACTCCACGGCCTCATTTGCCCCCCCAAACACAGTCTAGCACCCGGACAAACACCCCAGTTACCCCTGCACACAGACCCCCACCACCACACTCGGGG AGTTTTGTGCACACTAAGATCTTTGTAGGCTTGGAGCAGTGTGTGGAGGGCTTCAACGTGAATGAGAAGGTGGAGGGTCCGAATGGGTCGTACCTGCAGCATATCCAGAGCGAGACGGGTGCCAGGGTCTTCCTCCGGGGGAAAGGCTCTGGGTATATCGAACAGGCCTCGCGCAGGGAATCATTTGAACCACTCTATCTCTATATCAG CCACCCGAACTCTACTGGACTGGAGTCAGCCAAGAAACTGTGCGAGAGTCTTTTGGAGACT GTGAGAGCGGAGCATTCCCGTATGTTGTCTGCATACACAGCCACTGGTTCCACACAAG cataTCCAACTGGTTATTCCTCCAACAGCAGTTACAGCGCTCAGTCTTGGTATGGTTACCCCACTAATGGCTACAGTAGTGCTTACCCATCGTACCCTGTGGCAGCCGGGTACTGGAATGGAGCCAGCGGACCttccacacacacccctatcaCCACGAACACACCCTCTCAAACACAGACTCACATCTCACCAGGCATGGTGCAGTACCCAGTCTGTCCTCGACAACCTCCAGCGTTTGTGCTAGAG GGCGAGGGCAGTGCAACAAACTCTTCATCCAGTCCTGCAGAGTCCAGGAGCCCGAAGAGACACTTTATAGAGGACAGTGAAGAGGCGGAAGAG ATTAAACTTGCTGATCCGGTGAAGGAGACAGAGGGCAGTCCTAAAGATGATAGTGGAACAGACAT GGTGTTGATGCCCCCACCTCCAGCCCCAGTGCCCTCGGCTGTGCGGAAAAGGCCAAGAGAAACAGAACAGTCCTCAATCAAATGCACAAGTAGTGAGAAATACAGTCATGATTTAG gtgatgatgataataataatgatgatgatgatgatgataatgtagATGTAAAGAAGGTAAAGGTTGACACCTCAGGACTTGTACCTTACGGAGGAGACTCGTCAGatgaagaagaggagagaaCTCGCAACGTGAGGAAGAACAACACTTAG